One window of Roseisolibacter agri genomic DNA carries:
- a CDS encoding gamma-glutamyltransferase encodes MQARRTSLTAIGQSALCIARWVQAPQLQPSAIGRALEIEQGFALSAYGALRSHGYVATNRVANLQFAGVHLFWVRPDGVLVGAGDPRRDGVAVEY; translated from the coding sequence GTGCAGGCGCGCCGTACATCCCTGACCGCCATCGGCCAAAGCGCGCTGTGCATCGCGCGTTGGGTGCAGGCGCCGCAGCTGCAGCCGTCGGCGATCGGGCGTGCGCTCGAGATCGAGCAGGGGTTCGCGCTGTCGGCCTATGGGGCGCTGCGCTCACACGGCTATGTCGCCACCAATCGTGTCGCGAATCTGCAGTTCGCGGGGGTGCACCTGTTCTGGGTGCGGCCTGATGGTGTGCTCGTGGGCGCGGGGGATCCGCGCAGGGATGGGGTGGCGGTGGAGTACTAG